One genomic window of Nicotiana sylvestris chromosome 10, ASM39365v2, whole genome shotgun sequence includes the following:
- the LOC138879705 gene encoding uncharacterized protein, with protein MEYLTRNLKTLNQIPDFNYHPKCAKMKILQLGFADDLLLFCRGDIGSIKLLFQCFMEFSNASGLMINKHKSSIFFGGVSQADQEEILEFLGIQKDKLPITKLIEAMCRSFLWTGEGSISKKALLAWEKVCLPKSAGGFNIMNIAVWNKAAICKQFWNLCKEKKKLWIQWIHSYYIKGRHIWDVQLKQASWIVNKILKAKETFMDAGLSYEDIMNMQSCSIKNIYHRLRGRFEKVSWRRIVCHNTGCPRWTFILTVAAHGKLYTKDRLQKWGLQVDQKCVLCNQANETIQHLFFECTYAKALWSALLTWQGIRRPVAGWDEELRWAEKKTKRNTAAAELYKMAVATTVYHVWKKGILEFFKQR; from the exons ATGGAGTACTTAACAAGAAACCTCAAAACACTGAACCAGATACCAGATTTCAACTACCATCCTAAGTGTGCAAAGATGAAAATCTTGCAGCTTGGATTTGCTGATGACCTTTTATTGTTTTGCAGGGGTGATATAGGCTCAATAAAGCTCTTGTTCCAATGCTTCATGGAGTTCTCAAATGCTTCTGGCCTGATGATCAATAAACACAAGAGTTCCATCTTCTTTGGTGGAGTATCACAAGCTGATCAGGAGGAAATCCTAGAGTTTCTAGGAATTCAAAAGGATAAGCTGCCA ATTACAAAGTTAATTGAAGCAATGTGTAGAAGTTTTTTGTGGACTGGCGAAGGAAGTATATCGAAGAAGGCTCTACTGGCATGGGAGAAAGTCTGCTTGCCTAAATCTGCAGGAGGCTTTAACATTATGAATATAGCTGTGTGGAACAAGGCTGCCATCTGTAAGCAATTCTGGAATTTGTGCaaggagaaaaagaaactgtGGATCCAGTGGATACATAGCTACTACATCAAAGGAAGACACATATGGGATGTTCAACTAAAACAAGCATCGTGGATAGTGAATAAGATCTTAAAAGCAAAGGAGACATTCATGGATGCAGGACTCAGCTATGAAGACATCATGAATATGCAAAGTTGCTCAATCAAAAACATATATCACAGGTTGCGTGGAAGATTTGAAAAAGTTAGTTGGAGAAGGATAGTCTGTCATAATACAGGATGCCCACGATGGACATTTATTCTAACTGTGGCAGCTCATGGGAAGCTATACACAAAGGATAGATTGCAGAAGTGGGGATTACAGGTGGATCAGAAGTGTGTATTGTGCAACCAAGCCAATGAAACTATACAACACTTATTTTTTGAATGCACATATGCGAAAGCATTGTGGAGCGCACTATTAACATGGCAAGGAATTAGAAGACCTGTAGCTGGTTGGGATGAGGAACTACGATGGGCTGAAAAGAAGACTAAAAGAAATACAGCTGCTGCAGAGTTGTATAAAATGGCAGTAGCAACAACAGTATACCATGTATGGAAAAAAGGAATACTAGAATTTTTCAAGCAAAGGTGA
- the LOC138879706 gene encoding uncharacterized protein, which yields MSVITWNVRGLNKTYKQKEIKEFIKGNNKAIITLVEYRVKNQKENAVIKKLAPGWEWISNSSINHKSRIWLMWDPRIYTFELVEIEEQLIHGQVRVIAKAVMFDFSAIYGLHTVKDRLKLWDKMRQIHNIQQGPWLAMGDYNAVVHPQDRLCGTEVQDMETKDFKEYMRDTGMNELQYVGRNYT from the coding sequence ATGAGTGTGATAACTTGGAATGTGAGGGGACTGAATAAGACTTATAAGCAAAAGGAGATAAAAGAATTTATAAAAGGGaataataaagcaataataacATTAGTAGAGTATAGagtaaaaaatcaaaaagagaatGCAGTGATAAAGAAGCTAGCACCTGGTTGGGAATGGATTTCCAACTCAAGTATAAACCATAAAAGCAGAATCTGGCTCATGTGGGATCCTAGGATATACACTTTTGAGCTAGTGGAAATAGAGGAGCAACTGATACATGGTCAAGTTAGAGTTATTGCAAAAGCTGTTATGTTTGATTTTTCAGCAATATATGGATTACATACTGTTAAAGACAGGTTGAAGCTATGGGACAAGATGAGGCAAATCCACAACATACAACAAGGACCTTGGCTAGCTATGGGAGACTATAATGCTGTTGTACATCCACAAGATAGACTATGTGGTACAGAGGTCCAAGATATGGAAACAAAAGATTTTAAGGAGTATATGAGGGATACAGGAATGAATGAGCTACAGTATGTGGGGAGGAACTACACCTAG